In a genomic window of Pseudomonadota bacterium:
- a CDS encoding 50S ribosomal protein L9, which translates to MEVILLEKVENLGGLGDQVKVKSGYGRNYLIPSGKAAPVTPENVAKFEERRAELEKAAQEKRAGADARCSAVDGKSVIITAKAGTEGKLFGSVGTHEIAEVISSTAGVEVEKSEVRLPNGPIRQVGEYDIEIHLHSEVSATIKVVVVGEE; encoded by the coding sequence ATGGAAGTGATATTGCTGGAGAAGGTTGAGAATCTGGGTGGTCTGGGTGATCAGGTCAAGGTGAAATCGGGGTACGGCCGCAACTACCTGATCCCGAGCGGCAAGGCGGCGCCCGTCACTCCGGAGAACGTCGCAAAATTTGAGGAACGCCGTGCCGAGCTGGAAAAGGCCGCGCAGGAGAAGAGGGCTGGGGCGGATGCTCGCTGCAGTGCCGTTGACGGGAAATCGGTGATCATAACGGCCAAGGCTGGAACCGAAGGCAAGCTGTTCGGTTCGGTCGGAACCCATGAGATCGCAGAAGTTATCTCCTCGACAGCCGGTGTGGAAGTAGAGAAGAGCGAGGTCCGGCTGCCGAACGGTCCGATTCGCCAGGTGGGTGAGTACGATATCGAGATTCACCTGCACTCCGAGGTCTCCGCCACCATCAAAGTGGTGGTCGTCGGCGAGGAGTGA
- a CDS encoding PilZ domain-containing protein, with the protein MTDNRRRFHRIQFDCTATIEFDGRTCDTQLLDISLNGVLLTRTPEWNARCGTRCRVRIRLGDDATQICMEGSVVHIEEERLGVRCEHIDVESAGHLRRIVELNLGDAELLNRELSVLV; encoded by the coding sequence ATGACCGATAACCGACGCCGCTTTCACCGCATTCAATTCGATTGCACGGCCACAATCGAGTTTGACGGCAGAACCTGCGATACGCAGCTATTGGATATTTCCTTGAACGGGGTGCTGCTCACCCGGACACCGGAGTGGAACGCTCGGTGCGGAACCCGTTGCCGTGTCAGGATTCGCCTCGGTGACGATGCGACCCAGATCTGTATGGAAGGCTCGGTGGTGCACATTGAAGAGGAGCGGCTCGGAGTTCGCTGCGAACACATCGATGTTGAGAGTGCCGGACATCTGCGCCGCATTGTAGAGCTTAATCTGGGTGATGCGGAGCTGCTGAATCGCGAGCTTTCCGTACTCGTCTAA
- the alr gene encoding alanine racemase codes for MTRAAEALIDLAALAHNLARARQAAPGSRTMAVVKANGYGHGVERVAGALRTADAFAVACLDEALPLREAGFAHPINVLEGFYNTEELVQFGRHHIDATVHQPEQIEMLGRARLDHPLRVWLKIDSGMHRLGVAPETAAECWARLRACRSVGAIGLMTHLANADDRSDPMTEHQLKVFAGAVGRLQGERSIVNSAGILAWPAAVSDWIRPGIMLYGASPFAVTSATDEGLRSVMTLRTRLIAIRDVNSGDSVGYGASWRAARKSRIGVAAIGYGDGYPRHAPSGTPVLVDGKRAVLAGRVSMDMITLDLTAVPNARIGDPVVLWGEGLPVEEIALAAETIPYELFCQITPRVHFRELGS; via the coding sequence ATGACGCGTGCCGCTGAAGCGCTGATCGATCTTGCTGCATTGGCTCACAATTTGGCGCGGGCCCGCCAGGCGGCGCCCGGTAGTCGAACGATGGCCGTCGTCAAGGCCAACGGCTATGGTCATGGTGTCGAACGTGTTGCCGGCGCACTGCGTACGGCTGATGCTTTCGCTGTGGCCTGCCTGGACGAGGCCCTACCGCTGCGCGAAGCTGGATTTGCTCATCCGATCAATGTGTTGGAAGGTTTTTACAACACCGAGGAGCTGGTCCAGTTCGGCCGGCATCATATCGACGCCACGGTGCATCAGCCGGAGCAGATTGAGATGCTTGGGCGCGCACGTCTGGATCACCCCCTGCGCGTATGGCTCAAGATCGACAGCGGGATGCACCGATTGGGGGTCGCCCCCGAGACTGCGGCGGAGTGCTGGGCGCGTTTACGAGCCTGCCGTTCGGTGGGTGCGATTGGTCTGATGACTCACCTGGCTAACGCTGACGATCGCAGCGACCCCATGACCGAGCACCAACTGAAGGTCTTCGCCGGTGCGGTCGGACGACTGCAGGGTGAGCGCAGTATTGTCAATTCCGCAGGCATCCTGGCTTGGCCGGCGGCAGTCAGCGATTGGATACGCCCCGGCATCATGCTCTATGGCGCCTCGCCCTTCGCGGTCACCAGCGCCACCGATGAAGGGCTGCGCTCGGTCATGACTCTGCGAACTCGGCTGATTGCGATCCGCGACGTCAACTCGGGTGATTCGGTAGGCTACGGCGCCTCCTGGCGCGCCGCCCGCAAAAGCCGGATCGGCGTCGCGGCTATAGGCTATGGTGACGGGTATCCGCGTCACGCGCCGAGTGGAACGCCGGTGCTGGTCGATGGAAAGCGGGCGGTACTCGCGGGACGTGTATCGATGGATATGATCACGCTGGATTTGACGGCTGTGCCCAACGCGCGCATCGGTGATCCCGTGGTGCTCTGGGGAGAAGGATTACCGGTGGAAGAGATTGCTCTGGCCGCCGAGACCATCCCTTATGAGCTCTTCTGTCAAATCACGCCGCGGGTGCATTTTCGTGAGCTAGGGTCTTAA
- a CDS encoding replicative DNA helicase — translation MPDTAQSLGYADSATAALKVAPHSLEAEQSVLGGLMLDNATWDQIADRVNGGDFYRRDHRLIFDTILALVERSEPFDVVTISERLESLGTLSDAGGLSYLSALANNTPSAANICAYADIVRERSIMRQLIHVGTEVANAGFNPEGRRARDLLDHAEQLVFEIAERGSRSQQGFVAIKSLLTKAVDRIDELFQREEPITGLSSGYHDFDEMTSGLQPSDLVIVAGRPSMGKTTFALNMAEHIAIKTARPVAVFSMEMPGEQLALRMMSSLGRIDQQKVRTGKLSDEDWPRITSAVTMLADAPMFIDDSPALNPTELRARARRLKREQGDLALVVIDYLQLMQAPGAGDNRTAEISEISRSLKALAKELNVPVIALSQLNRNLEQRPNKRPVMSDLRESGSIEQDADLIAFIYRDEVYNPESPDKGTAEIIIGKQRNGPIGTLRLTFLGQYTRFENYIHDFDQD, via the coding sequence ATGCCAGATACCGCGCAATCACTGGGCTACGCCGATAGCGCAACCGCAGCGCTGAAAGTCGCCCCCCATTCCCTGGAAGCCGAGCAGTCGGTGCTCGGCGGGTTGATGCTCGACAACGCCACCTGGGACCAGATCGCCGACCGGGTGAACGGCGGGGATTTCTACCGCCGCGATCACCGGCTGATCTTTGACACCATCCTCGCCCTGGTAGAACGCAGCGAACCGTTTGATGTCGTCACCATCTCCGAACGACTGGAAAGCCTCGGTACATTGAGCGATGCCGGGGGGCTGAGCTATTTGAGCGCATTGGCCAACAACACGCCGAGCGCGGCGAATATCTGTGCCTACGCGGATATTGTGCGCGAGCGCTCGATCATGCGTCAGCTGATTCACGTCGGTACCGAAGTGGCCAATGCCGGGTTCAATCCTGAGGGGCGCCGCGCCAGGGATCTCCTGGATCATGCCGAGCAACTGGTGTTCGAGATTGCCGAACGGGGCAGCCGCAGCCAGCAGGGCTTTGTTGCAATCAAGTCGCTGTTGACCAAGGCGGTGGACCGGATCGACGAACTTTTTCAACGCGAGGAGCCCATTACCGGACTATCCAGCGGCTATCACGATTTTGATGAAATGACCTCCGGTCTGCAGCCCTCGGATCTGGTCATCGTAGCCGGGCGCCCCTCCATGGGTAAAACCACCTTCGCTCTCAATATGGCCGAGCACATCGCCATCAAGACAGCGCGACCGGTGGCGGTGTTCAGCATGGAGATGCCGGGCGAGCAGCTGGCGCTGCGCATGATGTCGTCGCTGGGGCGTATCGACCAGCAGAAAGTCCGTACCGGTAAGCTTTCCGATGAGGATTGGCCGCGCATCACCTCGGCGGTCACCATGCTGGCCGACGCACCGATGTTCATCGACGATTCGCCCGCGCTGAACCCGACCGAGCTGAGGGCACGTGCCCGGCGACTAAAGCGCGAACAGGGCGATCTGGCCCTGGTGGTCATCGACTATTTGCAGCTCATGCAGGCACCGGGTGCCGGTGACAACCGGACCGCCGAGATTTCCGAGATCTCGCGTTCGCTCAAGGCCTTGGCCAAAGAGCTGAACGTACCTGTCATTGCCCTCTCGCAACTCAATCGCAATCTCGAGCAGCGTCCCAACAAGCGCCCGGTCATGTCGGATTTGCGCGAATCGGGCAGTATCGAGCAGGATGCCGATCTCATTGCCTTCATCTACCGCGATGAGGTCTACAATCCGGAAAGTCCCGATAAAGGTACGGCCGAAATCATTATCGGCAAGCAGCGGAACGGGCCTATCGGCACACTGAGGCTGACCTTTCTCGGCCAATACACCCGCTTCGAGAATTACATTCACGATTTCGACCAAGATTGA
- a CDS encoding DNA repair protein RadA translates to MLVFPLVYSTLEYILAKNRPVYACAACGAQSPKWVGQCPDCEAWNTLVEEAPVTALGRGIAARAGGYAGHQSEVVSLAEIAPANEGQRISTGLVELDRVLGGGLVSGSVVLLGGDPGIGKSTLLVQALAVLSKREATLYVTGEESPQQVSLRARRLELPTQGFRLLAATQVETIIASALEHRPRIMVIDSIQTVYTDQLQSAPGSVGQLRESTAQLIRFAKQSGTALFLVGHVTKEGQLAGPRVLEHMVDTVLYFEGDPGNRFRVIRAIKNRFGAVNELGVFAMTDRGLREVNNPSAIFLSRHEEPVAGSVIMVTREGTRPLLVEVQALVEESRIGNPRRVTLGLEQNRLSMLLAVLHRHGGVVTYDQDVYVNVVGGIRVSETGADLPVLMAVLSSLRNRPLPQELVVFGEVGLAGEIRPVQNGPERLIAAVKHGFRRAIVPAANQPKGGVEGMEIVPVRRLADALEAL, encoded by the coding sequence ATGCTAGTATTTCCCCTCGTTTATTCCACGTTGGAGTACATCTTGGCTAAGAACCGTCCGGTCTATGCCTGCGCCGCCTGTGGTGCTCAGAGTCCGAAATGGGTCGGGCAATGCCCTGATTGCGAAGCCTGGAATACGTTGGTGGAGGAGGCGCCTGTTACAGCACTGGGGCGCGGCATCGCCGCCCGTGCGGGTGGGTATGCCGGGCATCAGTCGGAAGTGGTGTCGCTGGCCGAGATCGCGCCCGCCAACGAGGGGCAACGGATAAGCACCGGCCTCGTGGAGCTGGATCGTGTACTGGGGGGAGGATTGGTATCCGGGTCTGTCGTGCTATTGGGTGGCGACCCGGGGATCGGAAAGTCGACGCTGCTCGTGCAGGCGCTCGCGGTGTTGTCGAAGCGCGAGGCGACGTTATACGTGACCGGCGAGGAGTCTCCGCAACAGGTGAGTCTGAGGGCACGGCGTCTTGAGTTGCCTACTCAGGGTTTCCGGTTGTTGGCGGCGACGCAGGTGGAGACGATTATTGCAAGCGCGCTCGAGCACCGTCCGCGGATCATGGTCATCGATTCCATTCAAACCGTCTATACGGATCAGCTGCAGTCCGCTCCCGGGTCGGTGGGTCAGCTCCGCGAATCCACGGCACAGTTGATCCGCTTTGCGAAACAAAGCGGGACCGCTCTGTTTCTGGTCGGGCATGTCACCAAAGAGGGACAGCTGGCCGGGCCGAGAGTGCTGGAACACATGGTCGACACGGTGCTCTATTTTGAAGGCGATCCCGGAAATCGCTTCCGGGTGATTCGCGCCATCAAAAACCGTTTTGGGGCGGTCAACGAACTCGGCGTGTTTGCCATGACCGATAGGGGATTGCGCGAAGTGAACAACCCCTCCGCGATCTTTTTGTCACGGCATGAGGAGCCAGTCGCCGGGAGCGTCATCATGGTAACGAGGGAAGGTACCCGTCCGCTGCTGGTGGAGGTGCAAGCCCTGGTCGAGGAGAGCCGTATCGGCAATCCAAGACGCGTGACCCTTGGCTTGGAGCAGAATCGCCTCAGTATGCTGTTGGCGGTGCTGCATCGGCACGGGGGCGTGGTTACCTACGATCAGGATGTCTACGTCAACGTTGTGGGTGGTATACGCGTCTCGGAAACGGGTGCGGATCTGCCGGTACTGATGGCCGTACTCTCCAGTCTGCGTAACCGGCCTTTGCCTCAGGAGCTGGTGGTTTTTGGCGAGGTGGGGTTGGCCGGTGAGATACGTCCGGTTCAAAATGGCCCGGAGCGATTGATCGCCGCGGTGAAACACGGCTTCCGACGCGCAATTGTTCCGGCAGCCAACCAGCCCAAGGGTGGAGTCGAGGGGATGGAAATCGTGCCCGTACGTCGTTTGGCCGATGCGTTGGAAGCGCTGTAA